From a single Lolium rigidum isolate FL_2022 chromosome 7, APGP_CSIRO_Lrig_0.1, whole genome shotgun sequence genomic region:
- the LOC124679503 gene encoding F-box/LRR-repeat protein At3g26922-like isoform X1, which translates to MASSSSPRPLEPVADLPSSCSPASHHPLKFITDVGLTVSHAERKVSPCQQADGSLSADVLEPEVTLPEDILWKIHALMPMEDAARAACLSHSFLHSWRCYPKLIFDMRALRKQTKDFINRVDHIMQNHSGVGVEIFKLQTRNDFSVHPSYLDRWLEVALTPGIKEFVLGLPIENEMKYNFPGSLLSRERAHSIQYFHLSSCLFHSVGKVGCLSSLRTVRLHDVGITEEELCLLLSNSFALEHLDLEYCYDIRCLKLSHLLSKLNRLDVYSCKLLQMIECSAPKVSILSYDGPTIPISLGGSLQVKKMQMTSTDVPNLLHYASTKLLSIAPNVETLFLYSLYEKVNTPMVLGKFLHLKYLEIKLFIPTRSPDYDFCSLVSFLDASPNLKMFVLRVEVPTIESGFIPGVKIGEDFSLAGCIRKHRHGKLKSVIINGFRPWKTMIELTRCILGYATSLKHLILDTTNGYHRRKFAKCFPLDKDTVNEARKAVVAIRTYIEGKVPPTVKFKVLEPCNCSKCWVPL; encoded by the exons ATGGCTTCCTCCTCATCCCCACGTCCACTCGAGCCTGTTGCTGACCTCCCATCGTCCTGCAGTCCTGCATCTCATCATCCGCTGAAGTTTATAACTG ATGTTGGATTAACTGTCTCTCATGCTGAAAGGAAGGTTTCACCTTGCCAACAGGCTGATGGTTCTCTGAGTGCTGATGTATTGGAGCCAGAGGTTACCCTTCCAGAG GATATCCTTTGGAAGATACATGCACTTATGCCAATGGAAGATGCTGCTCGTGCTGCCTGCTTGTCTCATAGTTTTCTTCACTCTTGGAGATGCTATCCCAAGCTCATATTTGATATGAGAGCACTTCGCAAACAAACAAAAGATTTTATCAACAGAGTTGACCACATCATGCAAAATCACTCTGGCGTTGGGGTGGAGATATTTAAATTGCAAACTCGCAATGATTTCAGTGTGCATCCAAGTTATCTTGATCGCTGGCTAGAAGTTGCACTTACGCCTGGGATAAAAGAATTTGTGCTAGGGCTCCCCATAGAAAACGAAATGAAGTACAACTTTCCTGGTTCACTTTTATCTCGCGAGCGGGCACACTCAATTCAGTATTTTCACCTCAGTAGCTGCTTGTTTCATTCTGTAGGCAAAGTTGGTTGCTTGAGTAGTTTGAGGACTGTTCGTCTGCATGATGTTGGTATTACTGAGGAGGAGTTGTGTCTTCTTCTGTCCAATTCCTTCGCATTAGAGCATCTGGACCTCGAGTACTGCTATGATATACGTTGCTTAAAGCTATCACATCTTTTGTCGAAGCTTAATAGACTGGACGTGTACAGTTGCAAATTGTTGCAGATGATAGAATGCAGTGCTCCGAAAGTCTCCATCCTCAGTTATGATGGCCCCACAATACCTATCTCTCTCGGAGGTTCATTGCAAGTGAAGAAAATGCAGATGACAAGTACCGATGTGCCTAACCTGCTCCATTATGCTAGTACCAAGCTTTTATCCATTGCGCCAAATGTCGAAACTCTTTTTCTGTACTCACTTTATGAG aaagtcaatacACCAATGGTTTTGGGTAAATTCCTGCACCTCAAGTATTTGGAGATAAAGCTTTTCATACCAACTCGTTCTCCAGATTACGACTTCTGCTCTTTGGTTTCTTTTCTTGATGCTTCTCCCAACTTGAAGATGTTTGTTTTGCGT GTAGAGGTGCCTACCATAGAATCTGGTTTTATTCCTGGAGTCAAAATTGGCGAAGACTTCTCATTGGCAGGTTGCATTCGGAAACACCGCCATGGCAAGCTCAAAAGTGTGATTATCAATGGCTTTCGCCCCTGGAAGACCATGATTGAACTAACTAGATGTATTCTTGGTTATGCGACTTCACTAAAGCACCTTATTCTGGACACCACCAACGGGTATCATAGGAGAAAGTTTGCCAAGTGTTTTCCTTTGGATAAGGATACAGTTAACGAAGCCCGAAAGGCTGTTGTGGCTATCAGGACATACATCGAGGGGAAAGTTCCCCCAACAGTGAAATTTAAGGTTCTTGAGCCCTGCAACTGCAGTAAGTGTTGGGTTCCGCTGTAA
- the LOC124679503 gene encoding uncharacterized protein LOC124679503 isoform X2, producing MPMEDAARAACLSHSFLHSWRCYPKLIFDMRALRKQTKDFINRVDHIMQNHSGVGVEIFKLQTRNDFSVHPSYLDRWLEVALTPGIKEFVLGLPIENEMKYNFPGSLLSRERAHSIQYFHLSSCLFHSVGKVGCLSSLRTVRLHDVGITEEELCLLLSNSFALEHLDLEYCYDIRCLKLSHLLSKLNRLDVYSCKLLQMIECSAPKVSILSYDGPTIPISLGGSLQVKKMQMTSTDVPNLLHYASTKLLSIAPNVETLFLYSLYEKVNTPMVLGKFLHLKYLEIKLFIPTRSPDYDFCSLVSFLDASPNLKMFVLRVEVPTIESGFIPGVKIGEDFSLAGCIRKHRHGKLKSVIINGFRPWKTMIELTRCILGYATSLKHLILDTTNGYHRRKFAKCFPLDKDTVNEARKAVVAIRTYIEGKVPPTVKFKVLEPCNCSKCWVPL from the exons ATGCCAATGGAAGATGCTGCTCGTGCTGCCTGCTTGTCTCATAGTTTTCTTCACTCTTGGAGATGCTATCCCAAGCTCATATTTGATATGAGAGCACTTCGCAAACAAACAAAAGATTTTATCAACAGAGTTGACCACATCATGCAAAATCACTCTGGCGTTGGGGTGGAGATATTTAAATTGCAAACTCGCAATGATTTCAGTGTGCATCCAAGTTATCTTGATCGCTGGCTAGAAGTTGCACTTACGCCTGGGATAAAAGAATTTGTGCTAGGGCTCCCCATAGAAAACGAAATGAAGTACAACTTTCCTGGTTCACTTTTATCTCGCGAGCGGGCACACTCAATTCAGTATTTTCACCTCAGTAGCTGCTTGTTTCATTCTGTAGGCAAAGTTGGTTGCTTGAGTAGTTTGAGGACTGTTCGTCTGCATGATGTTGGTATTACTGAGGAGGAGTTGTGTCTTCTTCTGTCCAATTCCTTCGCATTAGAGCATCTGGACCTCGAGTACTGCTATGATATACGTTGCTTAAAGCTATCACATCTTTTGTCGAAGCTTAATAGACTGGACGTGTACAGTTGCAAATTGTTGCAGATGATAGAATGCAGTGCTCCGAAAGTCTCCATCCTCAGTTATGATGGCCCCACAATACCTATCTCTCTCGGAGGTTCATTGCAAGTGAAGAAAATGCAGATGACAAGTACCGATGTGCCTAACCTGCTCCATTATGCTAGTACCAAGCTTTTATCCATTGCGCCAAATGTCGAAACTCTTTTTCTGTACTCACTTTATGAG aaagtcaatacACCAATGGTTTTGGGTAAATTCCTGCACCTCAAGTATTTGGAGATAAAGCTTTTCATACCAACTCGTTCTCCAGATTACGACTTCTGCTCTTTGGTTTCTTTTCTTGATGCTTCTCCCAACTTGAAGATGTTTGTTTTGCGT GTAGAGGTGCCTACCATAGAATCTGGTTTTATTCCTGGAGTCAAAATTGGCGAAGACTTCTCATTGGCAGGTTGCATTCGGAAACACCGCCATGGCAAGCTCAAAAGTGTGATTATCAATGGCTTTCGCCCCTGGAAGACCATGATTGAACTAACTAGATGTATTCTTGGTTATGCGACTTCACTAAAGCACCTTATTCTGGACACCACCAACGGGTATCATAGGAGAAAGTTTGCCAAGTGTTTTCCTTTGGATAAGGATACAGTTAACGAAGCCCGAAAGGCTGTTGTGGCTATCAGGACATACATCGAGGGGAAAGTTCCCCCAACAGTGAAATTTAAGGTTCTTGAGCCCTGCAACTGCAGTAAGTGTTGGGTTCCGCTGTAA